A section of the Sceloporus undulatus isolate JIND9_A2432 ecotype Alabama chromosome 3, SceUnd_v1.1, whole genome shotgun sequence genome encodes:
- the LOC121927294 gene encoding vitelline membrane outer layer protein 1-like, whose protein sequence is MDLLISTLFVMLTCCYRDAETRKYRSVLTVPNGAPWGTWGKPQFCTKGYANGFTLKVQAYQGPQAWNDDTSLNAIGLLCNDGQTISSSIGPFGAWTKPEMCPKGNLIGFSLRVEGELGPVVDDSAADNIRFNCDEGYVLTGQSREWGSFGKWSPSCIVGAICGIQTKVQLEKGTGDDTGLNDVKFFCCD, encoded by the exons ATGGACCTCTTGATCAGTACTCTCTTTGTGATGCTCACCTGCTGCTACAGGGATGCAGAAACTCGAAAATATCGTTCTGTTCTCACTGTGCCAAATGGAGCCCCATGGGGTACATGGGGCAAACCACAATTCTGTACAAAAGGATATGCAAATGGATTCACCTTGAAG GTACAGGCATACCAAGGTCCCCAGGCATGGAATGATGATACATCCTTGAATGCCATTGGTCTTCTCTGCAATGATGGCCAAACTATTTCATCCTCAATTGGACC ATTTGGAGCATGGACAAAGCCTGAGATGTGTCCTAAAGGGAACCTGATTGGCTTTTCATTAAGAGTAGAAGGTGAACTTGGGCCTGTAGTAGATGATTCTGCAGCTGACAACATCAGATTCAACTGTGACGAAGGATATGTTCTGACAGGCCAGTCACGGGAATGGGGTAGTTTTGGGAAATGGAGCCCAAGCTGTATTGTTGGTGCCATATGTGGGATTCAGACAAAGGTGCAGCTTGAAAAAGGTACTGGTGATGACACAGGACTTAATGATGTGAAATTCTTCTGCTGTGACTGA